Genomic window (Planococcus sp. MSAK28401):
TTTTGTCCCAAATTTTGATGTATTACATCATTGATGAAATAATTGTGATATTCACTGTGTCCCCAGCGCCCTATATACTCGGCCGATTCCTGCTGGCTTTCTTCATTTTTATGGGTTTCAAGTTTTTATTGAAAGAATATGAAGTCGATCCGATCTATATAGATTTGACGTTGGTCCTTTACTTAATCTTTTTGTTCTCTGCGACTCTTTATAGAGGAGATGGAAAAACAAGCGATTATAACCTGATGCCGTTTGACTTTTTAAACTATATTTCTGAGGTCAATCTCTCAACATTTATCGCGGCTTTGCTGATTAATATGATGCTCTTTGTACCTGGAGGAGCTTATTTATACATAAAGAGAATCAAGTTTGCTTATTCGTGGCAGATTCTTCTCTCTAGCAGTCTGGTGATAGAATTGCTGCAGTTTTTCACTAAGCGCGGATCGTTTGATATTGATGATTTACTATTAAATACGGCTGGTGGTTGTTTAGGCTTTCTATTGGCAAAATTTGTCCATATACGAATCACACAAGAAAAACAAACAACAGCTTCAAAACTGTCTCATCGGAACAAATACAAGTCCGAATTCAAATAAAAGAAGGGTCAATTATCAACGGATAATTGACCCTTCTTTGTTGTTCCTGCAGTCGCTGTCTCACAAGGGAGGAGAACCAAGCTCAGCATATCTTTCTGTTCGCATTTTAAAAGCCTGCTCAAGGAATTTGGGCTGCTTCGCATAGAGCTGAATGACATCTTTAATTTCTTCGGCCATATAGACTTGGTTTCGATTTTCGGCCAGGTCTGGGTAGCCGGAACCGCGCTGCAAGTAATCGGAACTGGCGACTTTGTACCACTGCTCGTCCTGTATTGATTTACCATCAATCAGGATGTCTTGAACAAGGTTGCCATCATGGATGATCGCAGCTCCTGAAATGTGTAGGCGGCCGACAAATTTCCCGCGGAATCCAGGTCCACGACCATCCGCCAGGCACGCTTGTGCATCCAAGGATTGTGTGAAGGCTTTTTTTAGCTGCTTGCCTTGAACTTCA
Coding sequences:
- a CDS encoding VanZ family protein encodes the protein MNILRNSILIVLSLLLSQILMYYIIDEIIVIFTVSPAPYILGRFLLAFFIFMGFKFLLKEYEVDPIYIDLTLVLYLIFLFSATLYRGDGKTSDYNLMPFDFLNYISEVNLSTFIAALLINMMLFVPGGAYLYIKRIKFAYSWQILLSSSLVIELLQFFTKRGSFDIDDLLLNTAGGCLGFLLAKFVHIRITQEKQTTASKLSHRNKYKSEFK